AAAAAGttcttctgggggaaaaaaacatattttttaaaaaaacctgatgaacattctttttttttcccccatatgtGCTGTAATCTTTAAGGAACATGAAATACAACTAACCAAGAATCCCACATCCCACTTAAGATAAAGCAATTTGTTTAGCTAAAGCAATGGGTTAAGCAGCTTGGgtcttagaaaatttcaaatttcttccTAGCGTGTTTCTCATTAATAATTCAGTGTCCATTGCATACATTCCTATGAGAGTCTGTCATTTCTTTTATCTCTGATTGCTATAATCAACACGCTACAGAAGTTATTCTTTGCCTTTCAGGAGCACTTAGTTTTTGAGAACTAAAACACATACATGCAAGTGGTTACCTGGATAAGCAAGGGGACTATAggaataatacattttctttttccagtttctgcATTTCAGACTGTCTGATACAAATAGCCTTGGTGAGGGGTttagtttctgtttgtttgcctCTCCTTAGTGGAAACTGTACTAATGGGAGGGAAGTTGAGACTCACAGAACAGCGGGTGCCGCCTGGCTGAGAGGAAGAACTAACAAAAAACTGGACACAAAGCTGAATTGGAAGAGGCCAGGCACTAGGCTTTTCAGGTCACTCTTCCTGTAAACAGGCATCCTTCAGAAAAAGACTTAAGGGGATCTTGAAAAGGAGTAGGGGAGCTAGATGGAGTGATTTTTCTTTGGACTGAAACAGCTGGCAAGCCAAAAGGAGTCCAGACTAGGGGTGGTGGAAAGTCTTGgaggtcattaaaaatcatggcaattgaacattttttttaaacgcAGAAACGATTCAATTCCTAAATGAAGTCAGCGAGTTTTAGGCATGCCCACATTGATTTCTGTCTTAAAGGTTTAGACACGTGAACTGGAGCTGGGACACACATCCAGGGACCTCAGAAAAGGCTGAAATCTTAAAAGGTCGTCCTGCTGTTCCTGGAGCTGGTGACAGGTCTGGTTACCTACACAGCCGGCTCCCACCGAGTTTAGAAGAGCTAGCATCCCTACTGCCAGGCCTTTACACGCTCCTCCCCAGGGGCCGCCAACTCTCCCGGGTACAAAGTACAGCAGGGACGCGGGCGGAGCCTCGCCGAGCGGCACAGCCGTATCCATCCCGGGTGAACACCTGCATGGATTTCCGATACCGCGCCTGGCACGCTCGCCGCGGGTTGTGGGGGAGTGGAGAGGGCGAAGCCTCAGGCTCCTTCCGTGCTCCCAGCCCCGCGTCCGCCTTTTTGCACTCGCTATTCCTCTGGGAGACACAGGGGGCTCTGGGCACTACAAGCTTTATTAAAAGATTCGCAATGGTTTTTCTCAGGCTCCGGAACACACCAGCCCGCGAAGAGCTGCGGGGTTGTAACGCAGAAGCCCTAACGCAAGGCTGCTATCCTTCCTCGATCTAGCGCTTGCGGCTTAGGGTCAGATTAAGCGATTCTCAGAGTATCTGTGTGGGCGCCTGTGCTGGGGTCCCGCCCAAGGAAAGGAGTGGGACCGCGCGAAGAACGTCACCGCGCTACCAGACAAGCACAGGCACTTTGCACGGGCCATCTACGCGTCGCTCTGGAGGTAGCGCGCCCTGGGTAAGGACTAGAGGCCTCCGCGGCTGGTCTGAGGGGCAGGGCAGgcgggggctggaggtgggagttTAGGGCCCTGGACGATTGGACCGGAGTGGAGTTGGGGTCCTTCAGGGCGGGGCAGCAACTGAGGGAAACTGAGATGAACTCCGTACATCTGTGCCTGGGGTCTGCTTCAGTCTTTGCTTTGGACAGGAGCCGGGTGGGATGGGACAGAATCTACACCTTCTGTTCCCACCCACCctccaggaaagcagagaaaccCCCCAGGTCCCCTTAAGGGATGGGCAAAGGGGTGCTGCAGGGAACCCCTGAAGCAACTGCTCTAGCCGATCGAAGCTCAAAACTGGGAAGGAAAGAATTGGGTGAGGGTGATAAACCACCTATAAGtcgccttcctccctccttttctccacccccccccctttcGTAGCTGCTGACGCGCTGCTGGTGCCTGTTAATCATTCACCAGCCCACAGCAGCGGCAGTTAATGGCTGTGCCGCGCGGGGCTCTAGTCTCCCGGCTTCCCCTCTCTGCGTTCGCGTGTGCCCAGGCGCCCTGGAGAGGCAAGCGGGTGCGCGCAGGCTTCCGCTGGGCGATGCGCCCGGCCGGCGCGGGTGGAGCCGCGCTCCCTACAGCCGCTGAGCGCTTCCCCCAGGCGCCGGGTGGCAGTGAACTGCGGGCAGACCACCGGGGTGCGGAGTGAGGGCGCAAGCGGCGGGGGTGCAAGGAGAACGCCCCAGCCCGGGCAGCCCCATTGGACCCCATCAGCTGAGATGTTCCCCAATGGCAccgcctcctctccctcctctcctagCCCCAGCCCAGGCAGCTGCGGCGAAGGCGGCGGCAGCAGGGGCCCCGGGGCCGGCGCTGCAGACGGGATGGAGGAGCCGGGGCGAAATGCGTCCCAGAACGGGACCTTGAGCGAGGGCCAGGGCAGCGCTATCCTCATCTCTTTCATCTACTCCGTGGTGTGCCTGGTGGGGCTGTGTGGGAACTCCATGGTCATCTATGTGATCCTGCGCTATGCCAAGATGAAGACGGCCACCAACATCTACATCCTCAACCTGGCCATCGCCGATGAGTTGCTCATGCTCAGCGTGCCCTTCCTGGTCACCTCCACGTTACTTCGCCACTGGCCCTTCGGCGCGCTGCTCTGCCGCCTCGTGCTCAGCGTGGACGCAGTCAACATGTTCACCAGCATCTACTGTCTGACTGTGCTTAGCGTGGACCGCTACGTGGCCGTGGTGCACCCCATCAAGGCAGCACGCTACCGCCGGCCCACTGTGGCCAAGGTGGTGAATCTGGGTGTGTGGGTGCTGTCGCTACTCGTCATTCTGCCCATCGTCGTCTTCTCGCGCACGGCGGCCAACAGTGACGGCACGGTGGCCTGCAACATGCTCATGCCCGAGCCCGCCCAGCGCTGGCTTGTGGGCTTCGTGTTGTACACATTTCTCATGGGCTTCCTGTTGCCCGTCGGGGCCATCTGCCTGTGCTACGTGCTCATTATCGCCAAAATGCGCATGGTGGCCCTCAAGGCCGGCTGGCAGCAGCGCAAGCGCTCGGAGCGCAAGATCAccctgatggtgatgatggtggtgatggtgtttgTCATCTGCTGGATGCCTTTCTACGTGGTGCAGCTGGTCAACGTGTTCGCAGAGCAGGACGATGCCACGGTGAGCCAGCTGTCGGTCATCCTCGGCTATGCCAACAGCTGCGCCAACCCCATCCTCTATGGCTTCCTTTCTGACAACTTCAAGCGCTCTTTCCAGCGCATCCTTTGCCTCAGCTGGATGGACAACGCCGCCGAAGAGCCAGTCGACTACTACGCCACGGCCCTCAAGAGCCGCGCCTACAGCGTGGAGGACTTCCAGCCCGAGAATCTGGAGTCCGGCGGCGTCTTCCGTAATGGCACCTGCACATCACGAATCACGACTCTCTGAGCCCAGGCCACGCAGGATCCTTGCGCCAAGaggagaggatgaggagaaagagGGGCCGGGTGTGAGAGATGAAAGTGTCCCAGGCGTCAGGGTGCGATGAGGAAAGTGGGGCTAGGACACTGTGCGCTTCCGGTGAAGAACCCGGGAGAGACGCGTGACAAAGATAGAGTCGGACGCTTTGTTTATAAACAGGGACGGCTTCCGGGCCCCTTTCAACTCGGTCTCCTACTTTCGCTCCTTCCTCCACCCCGCTTGCACTTCTGcacccctctctgctccccactctGCGATGTTGGTCTTTCAGCCCCGTCCTGCCGGTGCAGTTCAGGGATTTATTAATGTCGCCGACTCAGCCCGACCCTCAGCCCCGCCAGTTGTTATTTCTGTTTAAGCTGAGCCACGGCCACCACCACGGATTTCCCTCAGGGCAAGTCCCCAGCTCGCCCTCAGCCCCGCCCTGCCGCGCCCCCTCGCTCGCCAGATTCTGACTGACGCCCCTAGAGGAGTCTCAAGAACCACCGCTCTCCGTCTCCTCAGCCCTCCTTTAAGGGAAGTCGGACTTGGGAAGGACCTGGGCGGCCGGTCTTTCTCCTACTCTCGGGTGAAGGCGCGCCCTTCCCCGagctcctccacccccactccaccAAGAGCGGAGCCAGGTGCTTAGTAAAATCGGTCCCGCGCTTCGAACCCCGGTCCAACCCCTTATCCAAACCCTGCCTTTGGAGCAAAAGGGAGCTGAGAacaagcaactttttttttcttttcttaacgaTTCCGGGATttgggaagggggagaagggcttGTGATGGAAGCCACCCTCCGCCCGGTTCACAAACGGCGCTTTTGATTTCAAATACCAATTCTCCGGGCACTCCCGGGACGCTGGACCGCGTTAGGCCAGGCAGGACAGGACGCACCTTCCCCACGAGCCGCCCGGGTGCGTGGCTGCAGCTACACTAGGCTTTCTCCCTCGCCCAAGCTCTGCAGGTGCAGATCCAAGAGAAACAAGGGGCACCGGGGCCAGGACCTCGGGTGACGCCCTCCGAGTCTCGCTTGGCCAATCTGGACCGCAGTGCTGCCGCCTGCTGGCTAGAGAGCGCGGCCCGCCAGGCCCCTGAGGGCTTCTGTCTTTCAAGCGGTGCCTAAGAAGTTATTTTCTTgcttcacatatttatttatttatttatttgtggtaTTTGAAAAACGTGTCTCtgctttccctttctccactTTCCTAGTCCAGGGCCTTTTCTTCAGGAGGACACGGGGGGTTGGGCGGGCGTGGCGTGGCGGTGGCAGTGGGGGAAAGCTCTCTCCTCAAGGCCCCCTCAAAACTTCTCCTCTTTGCTAGGCCCTCTTTACTTATCCCTTCCTCTAGCCTTTCTATTTTTTGCTTGTGTCCAGTGAAGTTTGGAGATTTCTTCACACTTTTCTTATGTAGTCTTTTGTCTTACAATAAATGATAATGTGGGTTAGCCTTCTCCCATGCAGAGTGGAAAGTCTTGAACGCCTAGCTTTCAGCATCACCTATATATgatttgaatatatattatatactatatatattcaaATCATAATAGATccacatactatatatatttgtttatcttgctcCCTTGTCATGAGTCCATGAGACAGTCGCCAGATGCAGTCACTAGCAGTGACAGGTGTGAGACTGGCTAGAACATTTCAAGATATGAGGGTTGAGGCAGCCCTCAAACTTGAAATTTAGAGATCTGATTCAGACAGACTTTAATCAGTGCTGAGGATGTCCCTGCCTCCTCTAGTTTCAGGCATATGTGATTCTAACACACAATCTAGTTAACATCATCACTTCTTTCAAAGACAGTGAAAGTAGAGTAATTTGTGTCTGTTTAATCTGACCAGCTACACTGGAAGCCTGAGTAGGGCAAGGACCAGtcattttacttctttgtatTTCCTGTATTGCTTTAGTATGCTGGAGTGTACATAGTaggcactacatacatatttgttgGTTATCTGTTTAAGTAAACCAGAGTGTATTACAATTGGGAAATACTAAATCTGGGGTTCTCAGGCTCCCTCACTGACATGATACACAATGGTTGCAATCACTATGGAAACATGTTTTGTGTATAGTTACTTCAAGAAGATCGTGCTTTCCTGAAAGCAGTAAGCAAGAGTTAAAATGCTCCCTAACGTTTTGTTTGAACTAATGCACAAATATGCTTTGGTCATAAATCTGAAAGTTTAGATCTGTCATTTAATAATAATGCATATTACTACTCctttggaaaacagatttttaatggTTAAGAACAGTGAAATTTACAAATCAAAATCTTGATCATTATCCTCTTAAGAGGACATGAATCTAGTGCTCTTAATCTGTTACCACTgtaataataactaaataaacaaatgtattatGTTGTTGCAAGTTGTCTGAATTTGCCATTTGAATTTTACTGTTTCAACAGATTACTTAAACACACAGGCATATTGGCTTGGTTGCTCTATGTTTCACTTAGATTTTAAGAAGAAAGTTTTCAGATTACCTTTAGACTGAGGTTATAccttgaatttttttgttgttgttgttgtttgttcaGAGAGAGAACTTTGAGTCAACCTGAATAGGAAGCAGCGTACTTGGCTGCACTCTTTATGGTTTGCTGTTGTCACCAAACTAACTAGATGATGTCTCAGTCTCTCACAGATTAAATTACTGTCTGCCCTCATTTATGACCTGAGACTTTGTTGTGGGAACTAAGTAATTGTTAATTTACATCCCAGGGAAAGATaaatggaagaggggaaaaagtgATCTCCTAAAGATGTTTCAGAGGTCAATGggtaaaggaaatataaaaatcagatttcaaaataaaagaagacagacATTTTACGCTTTGTTCAATGATGCCCATTTCTATCCCTGGAAGAATTTAATAAGGTACTAGAggagttcatttgttttttacagacttaatttttttttagagtggttttattttcacagcaaaataaagaaaaacgaGCATTTTCTAAACAGTGATTCCAGAACCAGAATGGGGAATGTAGGCTTCAAATACCTCAAATGCCTTTAACTCTAGGCTTTAGAGTTCCATATGTTATTTCAGTACAACTAAAGATAGCTAGacttttgtcttttcattattatttttaaaaattatagcaaaGTGGCAAATTGAATTCATAACTTAGATGTGCAGAGAAAACATTTGTTCTTTTGGTTTTGTCTAATCTAAACATTATTCCAAGCCCCTTCTAGCTGGTTAGCTGGGAgaaaaaactattaaataaatattcaaacatCCAATTGAGCTGATAATTTAAATAGccattttcagaaaatttcaaaattttgtttaaGTTTAGACAGTCTCTTGGCtggcctccttttcctctttcaccTCTAAAATGGCTTTAGAGTGAATATTGGGAAGAGGTTTCATGCATCCTAACGGAggagggggtgaggtggggtccTCAGGGAAAGGCGCCCTGTCTGCCCTTTGCTCTCTGGGAATAGGTTGTTTGTCAGCCTGGATGATTTCTGGCTGCAATATGTTGAAAGCTGCAGCTTCCAGAGCCTGTGATCTGACCTCCGAGCTGGGGAGGCTGCAGCCTTCTCACAGTCCTCCGTGGTTCTCCTACAGCCGCCCAGCTGGGGGTCCACCCCGCCTCTGCCAAGGAGTGACGTGGCCCTGCCATAGGCAGCCGCATGCTGAGCCTCTTGGCTCAGTGACTAGGAGGGATCTAGGGCGGCtctagatgagtgaacgtctgGGTCTCCTCTGTCTGATAACCTTTTCTGTGGTTCTGTCTCAAGTCTCTTGCGTCTTTCCTTACCTTTGTCAACCCCGTTTACTAAAAACATTCCACACACCTCGCATACCCTTTACACTAGAGGAAAAGGCATAGGACTTGCGTCCTTTAATCTTAGCCTTTGATGTGCTGAGGCAGGAGAAAAAGAATTTAGCTAATCTCTgtgcaacccccacccccaccacttcaCGCGATCTCCCAGCCTTTCTGCATTGCCTGGAGGCTGGCAACAAGCCCTCTCCTGTCCTAAGGTGATGAGCTCACCTCAGGGTAAGAGACTGCAATGAAATAGGATTTATGGAGGGAGGTAACATGTATCAGTTTAGCGTCCGTGATCTGTCTCTCTCTTACCGGTGACCTCTGTGTTTCCAGGGTGGAATTTCTCAGGCCATCTTCTGACATGATATCCCAAGGAAAGAGCATTATTTGAAAATCTTTGATGCCTCATCCAGTTTAATCCTGATCATTGAAAAATGCTGAACATAGAGTTTGggcaagagagaaaaagcaaagagttCTCCTGGAGAATATTATggaagatacattttaaaaaattgtgatatattccCAAGTTATTCTGAACAAATA
This DNA window, taken from Camelus dromedarius isolate mCamDro1 chromosome 5, mCamDro1.pat, whole genome shotgun sequence, encodes the following:
- the SSTR1 gene encoding somatostatin receptor type 1 is translated as MFPNGTASSPSSPSPSPGSCGEGGGSRGPGAGAADGMEEPGRNASQNGTLSEGQGSAILISFIYSVVCLVGLCGNSMVIYVILRYAKMKTATNIYILNLAIADELLMLSVPFLVTSTLLRHWPFGALLCRLVLSVDAVNMFTSIYCLTVLSVDRYVAVVHPIKAARYRRPTVAKVVNLGVWVLSLLVILPIVVFSRTAANSDGTVACNMLMPEPAQRWLVGFVLYTFLMGFLLPVGAICLCYVLIIAKMRMVALKAGWQQRKRSERKITLMVMMVVMVFVICWMPFYVVQLVNVFAEQDDATVSQLSVILGYANSCANPILYGFLSDNFKRSFQRILCLSWMDNAAEEPVDYYATALKSRAYSVEDFQPENLESGGVFRNGTCTSRITTL